From Aegilops tauschii subsp. strangulata cultivar AL8/78 chromosome 5, Aet v6.0, whole genome shotgun sequence:
TACGAAGCTTTAGGCGCTGGGATAAAACCAGTCTATCCGCAAGCTATGGCCGTCAAAGCAATAGCAGTTGAGCTCGTCAATGGCCTTCTCGGCATCCTCCCGGCGCTCGAAGACCAGGCATGCGAAGCCCTTGCACACCGCGGGGGCGTCCATTGCGACGTGCCACATCCTCAGGGGCCCGAACCGGGCGAAGAGCTCCGCTATGCGAGCCGGGCGCGGGCAGTGCTCTGGCAGGTTGGTGACGCGCACGAAGCGGCGCAGGAACGCGCGGTGGCCGGACGGCACGTCCCTGTCGTCCCTCCAGGCGGCGAGCCTCGCCTTGCAGGGCACGTACCCGACGGAGGACACCAGGTAGTCGTAGGGGCAGGAGAGCTCGCCGTGTTTCTCCCCCGCATCCTCTTCCCCGCAGATGCAGCACGACTCGGCGTTCGGGTCCTTCCAGAAGTTGATCGCCGCGGCGCGCGCGCTCGCGTCCATGTATGCAGCTTTTTTGGGCGCCGCAAAGTGGGGAACGAGCAAGACGGAAGTGATCGATGCGGCGTGTACGTAGTGCGTACGTGGTGTTGGTTGCTTTTAGAGTCGGGAAACCTTTCCACTCGGCGCGCCGGCCGAACGCTGCACTGGACACACGCGCGTCGTTGGATCTGACTTGATCGAACTGACCTGAACTGACCAGAGCGATACGCAACCACCCGTGGCTACTTTAAACGTGTCCTCGTGCGGGCCCCATGAAAAAAGCGGCAGTGACCTTATCTTCTCGTTCCCATCCCCTTGCATCTTTTCCACCGCTCAACTCTCCCTGCCTTCTCTCTCCGTTTCTTCTCTCCACCACCACATCCAGGAAGTGCGGAGCCGTGGTGATGCGCTGGAGCTGCAACCAATGGCGTGCTGGAGCAGCAATCAGCGGCACACTGGAGCTGCAGCAATGCGCTGGTGTTGCGGCCGGCGGCGTGCTTAGCTCCCCTACATCGAGCGTGCTAAGAGCCTACCCCAACCCCTGGTTTCACTCCGGCTAGCCGGCGCTACCCTCGTACCAGTTGCTACAACCGGTGTTTTGATTTGCTGGAAGCAGCTCCATTTTTTGCTACAACCATTGTCTTTTGCTTTTGCTGAAAGAACATCCAATTTTGTATTTTTGCTACCAATGGCATTTTGCTTTGCTGGAAGCGGCTCCATTTTTTGCTACAACCACCCTTTTTTGAGTTGCTGGAAGAACACCCAATTTTGCTTTTTTGCTACCAATGACGTTTTGGTTTGCTGGAAGCAGCTATAATTTTTGCTACAACCACCGTTTTTTGCTCTGCTGGAAGAACTCCCAATTTTGCATTTTTGCTAGCAATGGAGTTTTGGTTTGCTGGAACCCGTTTCGATTTTTGCTACAACCGTTGTTTTGGTTTTTGATAGAACATCACCCTATTTTTGCTGGAAGATTTTTTGCTACAACTAGCCACCCCAATGCTACAACCGGCAGCTTTTTTTGCTACCATCGGCAAACGGCTTAGGTGTGACGGCAGAGGCAGCGGCCTGTTTATTTGCATCAACCAGCGAGAACGACAGATACTTCCGTCGGCGGCGTGGGCCTTTTTTTTGCTGCAACCGGCACGACAACGAGCTACGCGGACGTTTCTGCGTGCGGTGACGAGGAGGACGGTACCAGCGGCGGCGCGAGCCGGCAGCGACAGCGAGGGCGGCGACCGGCGGTGAGGGAAGACGAGGAGGCGAGGCGGTCGGCGCGTGCGGGGGCAGTGCTCTCTTTCCTCTCCTTTTTCCTCGTGCAGGAGGTTGAAGATGAGGGGAGGACGGGGACAGTTCCAGATCTGACGGTTGTGCTTGTGCTAATCAAACGGCCATGGGCTGACCGGCCAAAAAGTTAGTCCGGCGCGCCAGCGCCTAGCATTCTATCTTATTAGGGCAGTGATctgcgccggcgcaccggcccaACGTTTCGGCCGGTCGCGCGCGGGCCGTCAGATCAAATCGCGGAGACCGTCAGATCTAGGTAAAAAACGATTCGCCCAGCTCCCTTCTTCCTCTCGCAGAAACGTTGTCTCCTCCCCCGAGCACCGCCGAGACCACGCCATAACCCGCGAGAAAACAGCCGAGCTTGAAGCACCACCGCGGCGTTCCCTCGTCGCCGGTGGGCGCCCTCGCCGGCCTTCTGCGTTTGCCCAAGAACAGCGGTCGCCACGGATGCAGCTCCGCCGCCCGCGCTTGTCGGAGATCCGCGCTCGCCATGGATGTAGCTCCTCTGGCCGCGCTCGCCATGGATGCAGCTCCGCTGGCCGCGCTCGCCATGGATGCAGCATCGCCGTCCGCGCTCGCCATGGATGGATCCCGCCTGCGCACGCCATGGATGCAGCTCCGCCTCGCTGGCGATTGACTGGTTCCAGCAAATATAATTGGCCGTTGTAGCATTTTTCGTTGTTGGTTGTAGCAAAATGGAGACACGGTTGCAACAAAAAAGAAAGGTCGCCATTGTCGCTGGTTGTAGCTCGCCGTTGCAGATAGCAAACATTTGCATTCTAAAAAAATGAACGGATGTAACAAAACCCGTTCCCGGACGTAGCAAATACCTATGACAGTTGTAACAAAaagccgtcgtcgtcgtcgcggGTCGCAGCTCGGCCATGATGGATGTAGCAAAACATTATGCCGGTTGTAGCAAAAAATGATGCTAGTTGTAGCAAAACCGCGGCGCCGGCTGTGTGTTGTAGCAAAACGTGACGCTAGTTGTAGCAAAAGTGTTATGCCAGTTGTAGCAAAAATCTATGCCGCCAGTCAATCAACGCCATTTGAATGAATGTAGCAAAAAACTTCTGCGGTAGTAGCAAAATCAAACTACGGATGCAGCAAAAACGGCGTCGCCGCCTTCACGAGGTCGCAGCTCCGCCTTACATGGATGTAGCGAAAAACCCCAACGTAGTAGCAAAATCCTGCTACGGTTGCAGCAAAACATCGTTGTCGTCGTCGCGAGGTCCGAGCTCCGCctgatggatgtagcaaaaagcTTCGCCGGTAGTAGCAAAATTCAACTACGGCTGCAGCTTCCCCTTTTTGTGCTGTGCCATTGAAGCTTTCTATGTctatggttgaagcttttttcaatGGCTGTTGAAGCATTTCTAGGTGACGGTTGCAACACTTCTATACGTGGGAGGATCCGGGCATGACGGGCAGGCAGCCATGGCGGGCGGCGAGGGAGCGCCTGGCCGCCGGCGACGGAGCTTGTGGTGGCCCAGTCGCTACCCGGGAGGAGGAGGGGGGGAGGGGATGCGCGCGCTTGAAGGCTGTAGGTAGGGTATGAATATGGCCATGGCAGCAGGCAGCCATGGCGGCCGGCGAGGGAGCGCCTGGCCGCCGGCGATGGAGTCCGTGGTGGCCTAGTCGCAGCCCGGGGGAGGGGAAGGATGCGCGCACATAGGCTGGAGGTAGGGGATGGAGGCGCATAAGGAAGGAGGCGGGGATGCGGGACCACTGCGCGGGCGCGTTTGCCAGCGTGGCGTGCGAACCGGCGCAACCGCGCCCAAACGTTTCCGTAACAAAAACATCCGATCCGAGTCACGGTCGAATTTGGTATCCAAACCTTCCAAGTCTCATTGGCAGCTAAAAGTACGCCACAGGGTTAATAAGTAAGGAAACGTTAGAGAAGAAACCAACCGCCGGAAAGTCGAGGAGATGGCCAGCCGCAGACAGCGGAGGAAGATCGgcgagaagaagaagaggagaaaggCCAGAGCGGCTACGATAAAGAAGAAGATTGTCAAGAAGCCGTCTGCGCCAGCGCCGCAAGGTTCGTGcgtttctcttcttctttttcttttgcggGGCTTCTCTTGTTGGACAACCAATATGCAGTTTTTTTTGTTGAGGGAATTTCCTTCATGGTCCATACACGGACACTAACACGCGTTCGTGCACATCTGAAAAGCCATCCAACCCAAACCCTCTGCCGCGCGCACGGGGTGCAGAAACGGGCGGCAGGAGGGCACGGCGCCGGCCAAGGAGCAGGACGACAAGAAACGTGCGTACGCATATGACCGGTGTACGTACTTCCATAATCGACCAAGCGTGTACGGTACTGACGACATCCCTCGTGTTTTCTCTCAGACGATGAGCGCCGCCGCAGTGAGAAGAGGACGTGCGGCGTCTGCGGAGTAGGCAGACTCCACGACAACGATCACTTCTGCCCCTACAACTACATCCACGGGCCTATCCGCCTCAGCACCTGCGCGGAGCGGTGCCGTCCGGGGAGTCACCCGCTGTTGCTGGCCTCCTCCTGCTCTGAGACTGACCAGCTGCGGCGCCTCGTACGAGTGACCAACGTGCCGCTGAGCGCGATACCCGGCAACCGCGAGCTCAACTGGCTCTTCAGGCGGTTCGGAGCGCTCGTCGGGTGCAAACTCACGAGGCTGAGTTTCGACGACCGCGTCGGCTTCGGTTGGGTCGCGTTCGAGAGCCGCGACAACGCGGAGGAGGCCGTCAACAAGCTCAACGGCCACCTCGTCGGCGACCGCAGGCTCCGAGTCGACTGGGCATATCCATGCTGAGATATTAGATAAACTAGTAGAACGacgtgcgttgctacgggctacAATGCATATAAATGATTCAAATAAATAATTAAGATTGTCTCTAAGGTTGAACCACATTTCTCCCTCTTGTCTGGACATGTTTAGAAATCAAACGGGTGTTCAACGCTCTTCCCAAAATCAAGGGGGGCAAGGCATGCCCCGCCCATGACACCTCCCAAGCCAACAAGGCAGACCTGATGTCTCCTGGGCCATTGTCACGTTGTAACATACAGTTGAATGTCTTGCATTACCATCAAGCAAAAATTTGATGTTTGTTGTTGGGCATGCAACTGGTACACCACCGTGTCCGTTATTAACTCTTGAAGCAACCAACCAATGCATTTACCCTTCTATCCTAACCAAAAAATTGCATGACTTGATAAAAAAAATATGAACCGCCCGCTCATGCAATTTATCGCAAAGCCATCTCTGATGAAATGTAATTTGTCACATTTTCTAAAGTAGGAAAATTATTTAGCTTAGACAACCATAACTGAACAGACGTAGCCCAGTCCCCATCCTGCTCACTCTGAACCCTTGCTCTTATCACAATATCCACTAACTCATGTTCTAAGTGAGCTAGTGATCAACACCACCATCAGGCCAGCAGCAAAAAACAAGGGCGGCAACCGCCTTCCTATCTTAGTGATAGTACCTCCTGGTTCTATACTGGACCCACCCTTCATCCCGGGCTATAGCACGTCGTCGTCACGCTCATACATTGCTATGTAAAAATAGAGCTATGAACAGAAATTTTCGCCCAAAGCACTTAAGAGATAAACCTAAAACTACTTTTAGGTCACCAAATTTACCAATTATATGCTCCAATAAACCAAATGAAAGAGAGGGCATATCAAGTTGGAACCTTGAGTAAAATTTACTCTCCTCACTTTCTATCTGATATACCTAAAATTGCTTTTAGGTCACCAAATTTACCAACTATATGCTCCAATAAACCAAATGAAAGAGAGGGCATATCAAGTTGGAACCTTGAGTTTCCCTTCAACGAAAGTTGGAGCTGTGAGCTAAATACGAGAACCTAAATAGATAATATTCGAGATGTTTGAGGTACTGCGAAAACCATCTAAAACCTAATAAAAAGTCTAGCTGAAATATAAATATTTGATTATATTGCATGGATAAACCAGCATTGCCACCGGAGAAAACAATTATTGACACCAAATTGTTCTGATCAAGAATGTGTATTGAACTTGACAGAATATGGTTTTCATGCATAGAGTGACAAGTTTTCACTCTCACCCGCTTCTTATTGGAGCAAAAGGCCACAACCCTCCTGAAAAATGAGACCAAGGGCATTGGTACGTTTTATAGCCCAAAACAGGGCAACAACGAGATGTGCAAGAACTAAAAATAAAGTGCTAAAAGCATGGTTTACTAAGGATAACCGTTCATATACTGAAACATAGATAAACAACAAGTAAATTCAAAGCATGCTACCCCCGTGCCAGGAAAGGACTTCAGCATACAGAAAATTTGATGCATGGAGCTTCAAGCTTCACCAGCCAGCCGACGTGTTCTTTAGTTCTACACCGGTTCATTGCCACCTTGGAATGGTGGCTTCCATCATCTTCGCTGCCACGATGACCCGAAATTGGTCCAACTCTAGAGTGATGTGCGTTGGTTACAACGGCCATGAACGTAGCAACCGGTACTTCTAATTCATACCTCTTGGCATAAAAACAAAATGGATTATCTCACTCAACTCCTAGAGGGATTCGAGTCATCATTGAAatctggaggaagaagaagactgtaGACCAGCAGTCTGAGAAAGGAAATGGTCATGAGAAGAACAATGAAGATACTATTGTCACCTGAGCCGATTACAT
This genomic window contains:
- the LOC109777416 gene encoding uncharacterized protein, which produces MDASARAAAINFWKDPNAESCCICGEEDAGEKHGELSCPYDYLVSSVGYVPCKARLAAWRDDRDVPSGHRAFLRRFVRVTNLPEHCPRPARIAELFARFGPLRMWHVAMDAPAVCKGFACLVFERREDAEKAIDELNCYCFDGHSLRIDWFYPSA
- the LOC109738367 gene encoding uncharacterized protein; protein product: MASRRQRRKIGEKKKRRKARAATIKKKIVKKPSAPAPQVSDDERRRSEKRTCGVCGVGRLHDNDHFCPYNYIHGPIRLSTCAERCRPGSHPLLLASSCSETDQLRRLVRVTNVPLSAIPGNRELNWLFRRFGALVGCKLTRLSFDDRVGFGWVAFESRDNAEEAVNKLNGHLVGDRRLRVDWAYPC